A genomic window from Actinomycetaceae bacterium MB13-C1-2 includes:
- a CDS encoding 4-hydroxy-3-methylbut-2-enyl diphosphate reductase — protein sequence MTSAPAPVAAESETTENRILLAAPRGYCAGVDRAVEVVERALELEGAPVYVRKEIVHNKYVVETLTKRGAVFVDEVDQIPEGETVVFSAHGISPQVRSDADARSLRAIDATCPLVTKVHREAVRFAKDDYDIILVGHTGHEEVEGTFGEAPEHIQIVGTPDEVDSVEVRDPSRVVWISQTTLSVDETMETVRRLREKFPLLEDPPSDDICYATQNRQESVKAMAPRCDVVIVVGSANSSNSVRLVEVAEEAGAKAAYRVDGAHELDPTWFEEAHTVGITSGASVPEILVRDVIEWLQERGMGEVEEVRTQVETITFALPRNLKNDLQSRGLLPLHVKGRPRPAGHTS from the coding sequence ATGACATCCGCTCCTGCCCCCGTCGCCGCCGAAAGCGAGACGACGGAGAACCGCATCCTTCTTGCCGCCCCGCGCGGTTACTGTGCCGGGGTGGACCGCGCGGTGGAAGTCGTGGAGCGGGCCCTCGAACTCGAGGGTGCCCCCGTGTACGTACGCAAGGAAATCGTTCACAACAAGTACGTTGTCGAAACGCTCACTAAGCGCGGGGCGGTGTTTGTAGACGAGGTCGATCAGATTCCCGAGGGAGAGACAGTTGTCTTCTCCGCCCACGGAATTTCTCCCCAGGTGCGCAGTGATGCGGATGCACGTTCCCTCAGGGCAATTGATGCCACCTGTCCGCTGGTAACTAAGGTCCATCGCGAGGCCGTCCGGTTTGCGAAGGATGACTACGACATCATTTTGGTCGGCCACACAGGACATGAGGAGGTCGAAGGTACCTTCGGGGAGGCGCCTGAACACATTCAGATCGTTGGCACTCCAGACGAGGTTGATAGCGTCGAGGTTCGCGATCCTTCCCGCGTCGTCTGGATTTCGCAGACCACTCTTTCCGTGGATGAGACCATGGAGACGGTCCGCAGACTGCGCGAGAAGTTTCCTCTGCTGGAGGACCCGCCCTCGGACGACATTTGTTACGCGACGCAGAATCGACAGGAGTCCGTCAAAGCGATGGCACCGCGCTGTGACGTGGTGATTGTGGTGGGTTCGGCGAACTCCTCGAACTCCGTCCGTTTGGTCGAGGTGGCCGAGGAGGCCGGGGCGAAAGCCGCCTACCGCGTTGATGGCGCTCACGAACTTGATCCAACCTGGTTCGAGGAAGCGCACACGGTAGGCATCACCTCGGGTGCGTCGGTTCCCGAGATCCTGGTTCGAGACGTTATTGAGTGGCTGCAAGAACGAGGAATGGGTGAGGTCGAGGAAGTTCGCACCCAAGTTGAGACCATCACTTTCGCTCTTCCGCGTAACCTGAAGAACGACCTGCAGAGTCGCGGCTTGTTGCCGTTACATGTGAAGGGCCGCCCGCGCCCCGCAGGCCACACCTCGTAG
- the ychF gene encoding redox-regulated ATPase YchF, with protein sequence MSLTIGIAGLPNVGKSTLFNALTRATVLAANYPFATIEPNVGVVPLPDPRLDKLAELFSSERTVPATVSFVDIAGIVRGASEGEGLGNQFLANIREADAICLVTRVFADEDVVHVDGRVSPADDIETITTELMLADLQTMERAIPRLDKEVKGKKTPKEVLDTALAAQKLLEEGKLLTPDNVAKLDPAVLKSFQLMSSKPFIYVFNMDSAGMEDADLKDKLSEMVAPQPAIFLDAQFEAELVELDEEEARELLSETGQEESGLDQLARVGFDTLGLQTYLTAGPKESRAWTVKKGATAPEAAGVIHTDFQKGFIKAEIVSYDDLMEHGSMNEAKAKGRVRMEGKDYIMADGDVVEFRFNV encoded by the coding sequence GTGTCTTTGACGATCGGTATTGCTGGACTGCCCAACGTGGGTAAGTCGACCCTGTTCAACGCGCTCACCCGCGCCACTGTGCTCGCAGCGAACTATCCGTTCGCGACGATTGAGCCCAACGTGGGGGTGGTGCCGCTGCCGGATCCGCGGCTCGATAAGTTGGCCGAACTGTTTTCTTCGGAGCGAACTGTTCCCGCCACGGTTTCTTTCGTAGATATTGCGGGTATCGTGCGTGGTGCGTCTGAAGGAGAGGGATTGGGCAACCAGTTCCTCGCCAATATCCGCGAGGCCGATGCTATCTGCCTGGTAACACGAGTGTTCGCGGACGAGGACGTTGTTCACGTTGACGGACGTGTCAGCCCGGCGGATGACATTGAGACCATTACGACTGAGCTGATGCTCGCGGACCTACAGACTATGGAACGTGCGATTCCTCGCCTGGATAAAGAGGTGAAGGGAAAGAAGACTCCGAAGGAAGTGCTGGATACGGCGCTCGCGGCGCAGAAGCTGTTGGAAGAGGGGAAGCTGCTGACCCCCGACAATGTGGCGAAGCTTGACCCCGCAGTCCTGAAGTCTTTCCAACTAATGAGCTCGAAGCCGTTTATCTACGTGTTTAACATGGACTCTGCGGGCATGGAAGACGCTGATCTGAAGGACAAGCTGAGTGAGATGGTTGCACCACAGCCGGCGATTTTTCTCGACGCGCAGTTTGAGGCGGAACTGGTAGAACTGGACGAGGAGGAGGCACGTGAACTTCTGTCCGAGACCGGGCAAGAGGAGTCCGGGTTGGACCAGTTGGCGCGGGTCGGATTCGACACACTCGGACTTCAGACCTATCTGACGGCGGGGCCGAAGGAGTCTCGTGCGTGGACGGTGAAGAAGGGCGCGACGGCGCCCGAGGCTGCGGGTGTGATTCACACGGATTTCCAGAAGGGCTTCATTAAGGCAGAGATCGTTTCGTATGACGACCTGATGGAGCATGGCTCGATGAACGAGGCGAAGGCAAAGGGTCGTGTCCGGATGGAGGGTAAGGACTACATAATGGCGGACGGCGACGTGGTTGAATTTAGATTCAATGTGTAG
- a CDS encoding helix-turn-helix domain-containing protein, which yields MKTGVRQLREQAGLSQSELAARSGVAQPNIAAYESGKRRASAEMLQRLRLAARPLPRQALTENRDALEQLARDFGLSNVRVFGSTVRGADGPGSDLDLLVTREAGVGLLTIAAFSEAASDLLGVEVDVVTDGGLAENHEILMTAVAV from the coding sequence ATGAAGACGGGCGTTCGGCAGTTGAGGGAACAGGCGGGGCTCAGCCAGTCTGAGCTAGCCGCGAGATCCGGTGTCGCTCAACCGAACATAGCCGCATATGAGTCGGGAAAGCGTCGAGCCTCTGCTGAGATGCTACAGCGCTTGCGTTTGGCCGCCCGTCCTCTTCCGCGCCAGGCGCTCACAGAAAACCGTGATGCGTTGGAGCAGCTCGCGCGGGATTTCGGTCTGAGCAATGTTCGAGTTTTCGGGTCGACTGTTCGTGGGGCAGATGGGCCAGGAAGCGATCTTGACCTTCTCGTAACCAGGGAGGCGGGCGTCGGACTCCTAACGATCGCCGCATTCTCTGAGGCAGCCAGTGATCTGCTAGGTGTTGAAGTGGACGTTGTCACAGATGGCGGGCTAGCTGAAAATCACGAGATCCTAATGACAGCGGTGGCAGTGTGA
- a CDS encoding HepT-like ribonuclease domain-containing protein: MNKRDLAALQEIVRLCLVGEELGARGHDWYSADAFNVPGLAAESVIIKIGENVARLSVETTEEHREVPWSLIKRMRDRLAHHYEGTDYDAVWDTLIVDLPAVRAYIESVLND; this comes from the coding sequence GTGAATAAGCGTGATTTAGCGGCGCTGCAAGAGATCGTGCGACTTTGCTTGGTTGGTGAGGAACTGGGAGCTAGAGGGCATGACTGGTATTCGGCGGATGCCTTCAATGTTCCCGGTTTGGCCGCGGAATCGGTGATTATCAAAATCGGCGAGAACGTTGCCAGGCTCAGCGTCGAGACAACAGAAGAGCATCGGGAAGTGCCGTGGTCGCTGATCAAACGAATGAGAGATCGGCTGGCGCACCACTATGAAGGCACGGATTACGATGCAGTGTGGGACACGCTGATCGTCGATTTGCCCGCTGTACGCGCTTACATCGAGTCGGTGCTCAATGACTGA
- a CDS encoding type II toxin-antitoxin system VapC family toxin, with amino-acid sequence MIILDTNVVSEVIRPNPDARVAQWLESLAGEVAITSVSLGELLAGVELLPNGRRKYSLSALINSVVEPYRTGDHILPFDDIAAKQYGLVLAARERAGSPISTADAQIAAICRVFHATCATRNTKDFEETGVQLINPWQSQ; translated from the coding sequence GTGATCATCCTGGACACGAATGTGGTCTCTGAAGTCATCCGCCCGAATCCAGATGCTCGGGTCGCCCAGTGGCTCGAATCGCTGGCCGGAGAAGTCGCAATAACCTCGGTCTCTCTCGGGGAGCTATTGGCTGGGGTCGAGCTGCTGCCGAATGGTCGGCGCAAGTATTCGCTCTCGGCGCTCATCAACTCGGTTGTAGAACCATATCGGACCGGTGACCACATCCTCCCTTTCGATGACATTGCTGCTAAGCAGTATGGTCTTGTACTTGCTGCACGGGAGCGCGCTGGGTCGCCGATCAGCACTGCCGACGCGCAAATCGCTGCGATCTGTCGTGTCTTCCACGCCACTTGCGCAACTCGAAACACAAAGGACTTCGAAGAAACGGGAGTTCAACTGATCAATCCATGGCAGTCGCAGTGA
- a CDS encoding NUDIX hydrolase: protein MGFSGALPEYWDLVDVDGHRTGGVHAREQGSLPEGLFHLVATVCVARPDGTVLLQQRAVGREFELKWEFSGGSAITGETSAQACLRELREEAGICVLEEKLALVGRHAEGSAPVDLYLARVPQDVSIVIDPAEVNDFDWGPLHRVEELLSEGSMAEPWVDRLGALGPSLANTIGPACR, encoded by the coding sequence GTGGGATTTAGCGGTGCACTACCGGAGTACTGGGATCTTGTTGATGTCGATGGCCACAGAACTGGGGGAGTGCATGCTCGCGAGCAAGGATCGCTGCCCGAGGGGTTGTTTCATCTGGTTGCGACAGTCTGTGTTGCCAGACCTGATGGGACTGTACTGCTTCAACAGAGGGCGGTAGGTCGCGAGTTCGAATTGAAGTGGGAGTTTTCCGGCGGGAGCGCCATCACTGGCGAAACGAGCGCACAGGCGTGCTTGCGTGAACTCCGTGAGGAGGCCGGGATCTGCGTTCTTGAGGAAAAGTTGGCCCTAGTGGGACGTCACGCCGAGGGTTCCGCACCGGTTGACCTCTACCTCGCCCGGGTTCCTCAGGACGTCTCTATCGTGATCGATCCGGCGGAGGTCAACGACTTCGATTGGGGTCCCTTACATCGCGTGGAGGAACTACTTAGCGAAGGGTCGATGGCCGAACCGTGGGTCGACCGGTTGGGTGCATTGGGCCCGTCGTTGGCAAATACAATCGGCCCGGCCTGCCGATGA
- a CDS encoding transposase, with the protein MAVKYEQSFKDRAVRMVLDRLNDDDAETRSAVIREVAPRLGVARETLRRWVNQALVDEGKRPGVSTEESAEIRR; encoded by the coding sequence ATGGCAGTGAAGTATGAGCAGTCGTTCAAGGATCGCGCGGTGCGCATGGTTCTGGATCGATTGAACGATGATGATGCGGAAACCCGGTCGGCGGTGATCCGGGAGGTCGCTCCACGGTTGGGGGTGGCCAGGGAAACGCTGCGTAGGTGGGTGAACCAGGCACTGGTGGATGAGGGAAAACGCCCTGGTGTTTCCACTGAGGAGTCCGCTGAGATCCGCAGGTGA
- a CDS encoding IS256 family transposase, whose product MDLIDKNSEATNRLAKELEDSGALADLFARIDSGEVELTGDGGLIPALIKTALERGLEAEMTSHLGYAAGDRESKEAVGAANSRNGSYPKSVATEVGPIEVSIPRDRDGSFTPRLVPKGSRRLGGLDDMIISLYAGGMTIREIQWHLSQTIGTDLSHETISNITDAVLEAVLEWQKRPLDEFYPVMYLDAIRVKVRDGSHVRSKAAHIAIGVDMDGVKHVLGIWVQNNEGASFWASVCSNLRNRGVADVLIVCCDGLTGLPEAVEATWPETIVQTCVVHLIRASMRFVNYQDRKKVSAALRPIYTAVDADAAAEALSAFAKSDLGAKNPATVSTWQSAWDRFTPFLEFPPELRRVIYTTNAIESLNYQLRKISKNRGQFPNDEAAVKLLWLGICNIEDKRAAERQRDKGKRGKDRKASGRLIQGHVTTNWKQALAQLAVAYPDRVNPHIY is encoded by the coding sequence ATCGATTTGATTGATAAGAACAGTGAGGCAACAAATCGTTTAGCGAAAGAGCTTGAGGATTCTGGGGCTCTGGCTGATTTGTTTGCCCGCATTGATAGCGGTGAAGTGGAACTAACAGGCGATGGCGGTCTCATTCCCGCACTGATCAAGACTGCTTTGGAACGCGGTTTAGAAGCGGAGATGACCTCGCATTTGGGTTACGCTGCGGGCGATCGGGAATCTAAGGAAGCCGTAGGGGCTGCGAACTCAAGGAATGGCTCATACCCTAAGTCAGTTGCCACCGAGGTAGGCCCGATTGAGGTCTCGATACCAAGGGACCGGGATGGTTCTTTCACCCCGCGCCTGGTCCCGAAAGGATCGCGGCGTCTGGGAGGCCTAGATGACATGATCATCAGCCTTTATGCGGGGGGAATGACGATAAGGGAAATCCAGTGGCACCTGAGCCAGACCATTGGCACTGACTTATCCCACGAGACGATCTCGAACATCACTGACGCCGTGTTAGAGGCCGTCCTGGAATGGCAAAAACGGCCCCTGGATGAGTTCTACCCCGTCATGTATCTAGACGCGATCCGCGTGAAAGTCAGGGATGGATCTCATGTGCGTTCTAAAGCCGCTCATATCGCCATTGGCGTTGACATGGACGGTGTCAAACACGTCCTGGGGATCTGGGTTCAAAACAACGAAGGCGCTAGTTTCTGGGCCTCGGTGTGCTCTAATCTGCGTAACCGCGGCGTAGCCGATGTCCTCATTGTTTGTTGTGATGGGCTCACCGGCCTGCCCGAAGCCGTGGAAGCTACCTGGCCTGAAACCATAGTCCAGACCTGCGTGGTGCACCTGATTCGCGCCTCGATGCGGTTCGTGAACTACCAAGACCGTAAAAAGGTCTCCGCAGCGCTTAGACCCATTTACACGGCCGTTGATGCCGACGCCGCGGCCGAAGCACTCAGCGCTTTCGCGAAGAGCGATCTGGGGGCAAAGAACCCCGCGACGGTGAGTACTTGGCAGTCAGCGTGGGACCGGTTCACCCCGTTCCTGGAGTTCCCCCCAGAGCTACGCCGCGTCATTTACACGACCAACGCGATCGAGTCACTGAACTACCAGCTACGCAAAATCAGTAAGAACCGCGGCCAGTTCCCAAACGATGAAGCGGCAGTGAAACTGCTATGGCTTGGGATCTGCAACATCGAAGACAAAAGAGCGGCCGAAAGACAACGAGATAAAGGAAAGAGAGGTAAAGACCGAAAAGCATCAGGAAGACTAATCCAAGGACATGTAACCACCAACTGGAAACAAGCCCTAGCCCAACTCGCAGTCGCCTACCCCGACCGCGTCAACCCCCACATTTACTAA
- a CDS encoding NUDIX hydrolase N-terminal domain-containing protein — MSEQTTFEAYRRIAIELAALSESGLACCTDPFDIGRFHRVGALSRELMQHLAGEPLDEYDAQIASVAGYTTPKIDVRGGVFDQEGHVLLVREIADCDRWTLPGGWCDVLETPRQAIEREVEEEAGFAVHAVPLAAVIDREQWPHSPAYDRHIYNLLFVCQAQGVIDLSFTGDETSQVGWFSIDDLPPLSIARVLPEQIALLHQHWQKLGPAFVD; from the coding sequence ATGTCTGAGCAGACCACTTTCGAGGCGTACCGCCGAATCGCTATTGAACTCGCGGCCTTGTCTGAGTCTGGCCTGGCGTGCTGCACGGACCCCTTCGACATTGGGCGGTTTCATCGCGTCGGTGCACTCTCGCGCGAACTGATGCAACACCTCGCAGGGGAACCCCTGGACGAGTATGACGCCCAGATCGCTTCTGTTGCGGGCTATACGACGCCGAAGATCGACGTGCGCGGAGGTGTCTTCGACCAGGAGGGCCACGTTCTGCTCGTTCGCGAGATCGCAGACTGTGACAGGTGGACGCTGCCCGGGGGCTGGTGCGACGTGCTCGAGACACCAAGGCAAGCCATCGAACGCGAGGTTGAGGAAGAGGCTGGCTTTGCCGTGCACGCCGTTCCCCTGGCTGCGGTGATCGATCGCGAGCAGTGGCCTCACTCGCCCGCCTACGACCGCCATATCTACAATCTCTTGTTCGTATGCCAAGCCCAAGGCGTTATCGACTTGTCGTTCACTGGCGATGAGACCAGCCAGGTCGGCTGGTTCTCCATCGATGATCTTCCGCCGCTATCAATCGCACGAGTCCTCCCTGAGCAGATCGCCCTTCTCCATCAACACTGGCAGAAGCTCGGTCCCGCCTTCGTTGACTAG
- a CDS encoding DUF4143 domain-containing protein, giving the protein MTYQPRSIDRELDDLLPYAPAVAIDGPKGVGKTETASRRVASVWRMDDPFQREQIRADFALTTLPQGPVLLDEWQKLPQVWDSVRRQVDEGAAPGRFLLTGSATPVDASGTHSGAARILSLRMRPMGLHERGVVEPSVSLGRMLAGDVPPISGTSNFVLSDYADAITASGFPAIVGAPKRLQRDFLDSYLLRVIDRDLPEQGYAVRRRETLTRWLRAYAASSSSTTAYSRLLDLTNAGDGAQPAKTTTIAYRDHLSQIWLLDPVPGWLPIHSAFTQARQAPKHQLADPALAARLLGLTGESLLRPDGTHMLGPLFESIVTLGVRSMAQANEGKVAHLRTDSGRQEVDLIVEGHEGQVVGLEVELNPAVTDREVRHLLWLRNQIPDRVVDLAVITTGPAAYRRPDGVAVIPLALLGA; this is encoded by the coding sequence ATGACGTACCAGCCTCGAAGCATAGACCGGGAACTCGACGATCTCCTCCCGTACGCGCCTGCGGTTGCGATTGACGGCCCCAAAGGTGTCGGGAAGACCGAAACGGCCTCACGCAGAGTCGCGTCGGTCTGGCGGATGGATGATCCGTTTCAACGTGAACAGATTCGCGCTGACTTCGCCCTCACCACGCTTCCCCAGGGCCCGGTTCTCCTTGACGAGTGGCAGAAGCTTCCCCAGGTTTGGGATTCGGTGCGTCGTCAGGTAGACGAAGGTGCGGCGCCCGGGCGGTTTCTGTTGACTGGTTCGGCAACGCCGGTCGATGCGTCTGGGACCCACAGCGGCGCGGCACGCATACTTTCACTGCGGATGCGCCCCATGGGCCTTCATGAGCGCGGAGTGGTGGAGCCATCGGTTTCGCTTGGGCGGATGCTTGCGGGAGACGTGCCGCCGATCTCAGGGACCTCCAACTTTGTGCTGAGCGACTATGCAGACGCCATCACGGCAAGCGGTTTTCCGGCTATCGTGGGTGCTCCGAAGCGACTGCAACGGGATTTCTTGGATTCCTATCTATTGCGAGTGATCGACCGAGATCTGCCCGAGCAAGGGTATGCAGTGCGCCGCCGTGAGACCCTGACGCGGTGGTTGCGTGCCTACGCGGCTTCCTCATCATCGACGACGGCCTATTCCAGGCTCCTCGATCTCACCAATGCGGGGGATGGCGCACAACCCGCGAAGACGACGACCATCGCATACCGCGACCATCTCAGCCAAATCTGGCTTCTTGACCCGGTTCCGGGCTGGCTCCCGATCCACAGTGCATTCACGCAGGCACGCCAAGCCCCTAAGCACCAGCTGGCGGATCCTGCCCTCGCGGCGCGCCTCCTGGGGCTGACGGGGGAGAGCCTGCTCCGGCCAGACGGCACCCACATGCTCGGCCCGCTCTTTGAGTCAATCGTGACACTTGGCGTCCGATCCATGGCGCAGGCGAATGAGGGAAAGGTTGCGCATCTACGAACTGACTCAGGTCGGCAGGAGGTCGACCTGATTGTTGAGGGCCACGAGGGACAAGTGGTGGGATTAGAAGTGGAGCTGAATCCGGCTGTGACCGACCGTGAGGTTCGACATCTGCTGTGGCTGCGGAACCAGATTCCAGATCGCGTCGTTGACCTAGCGGTGATCACAACGGGTCCCGCAGCCTATCGCAGACCTGACGGCGTGGCGGTAATTCCGCTGGCGCTGCTGGGTGCCTAG
- a CDS encoding GNAT family N-acetyltransferase, whose amino-acid sequence MDATALLSTYDEQLRTDAETPSAISVTSLGVLRLVEFAGGRGFVTYRDLGGSDAERIWQLVDAARAFFEASPAITSVEWKTRGHDHAPGLHDALVTHGFVPEESESIMLGEASSLVADVPLPDGVTLRRIRDEPDVRSMCVMQDRVFGEEASYSHADAILSRLGRNDGMELWIAEAAGQIVSAGRLEPVVGTDFAGIWGGATVKEWRGKGIYRALTSARARSALALGKTLIHSDSTEFSRPILERSGLIKVSTTTPYIWRR is encoded by the coding sequence ATGGACGCAACTGCACTGCTAAGTACCTATGACGAGCAACTCCGTACTGATGCCGAGACTCCGAGCGCTATTTCGGTGACTTCTCTCGGAGTTCTGCGGCTCGTGGAGTTCGCAGGTGGCCGCGGATTCGTGACCTATCGAGACCTTGGTGGCTCTGATGCCGAGCGCATTTGGCAACTCGTGGATGCAGCGCGGGCGTTCTTTGAGGCGAGTCCGGCGATTACCAGCGTTGAGTGGAAAACACGCGGGCACGATCATGCGCCCGGTCTTCATGACGCGCTTGTTACACATGGTTTTGTGCCTGAAGAATCCGAGTCAATCATGCTTGGGGAGGCATCATCACTCGTAGCCGACGTGCCTTTGCCAGACGGCGTCACGTTGCGGAGGATACGTGACGAACCCGATGTACGCTCCATGTGTGTGATGCAGGATCGTGTGTTTGGGGAGGAGGCATCCTACAGTCACGCCGATGCGATCCTGTCTAGACTCGGGCGCAATGACGGTATGGAACTGTGGATCGCAGAAGCCGCGGGTCAAATTGTCAGTGCCGGGCGACTTGAGCCGGTTGTCGGTACGGACTTTGCGGGAATCTGGGGCGGAGCAACTGTGAAGGAGTGGCGGGGAAAAGGGATCTACCGCGCTCTGACGTCAGCCCGAGCGCGCTCGGCGCTGGCACTCGGGAAAACACTTATTCACAGTGACTCGACGGAGTTCTCGCGCCCGATTCTTGAGCGTTCGGGACTCATCAAGGTTTCGACGACGACACCATACATCTGGAGACGTTGA
- a CDS encoding MFS transporter encodes MSSPQPRDHKSSCSLPLYFQRSFGMSALAAGALLLVPILVNAATAIMGGKVMDSRGPWPLLVIGFAVIVVGQVAIYAVAPQLSWLGVLGAAILSFGGLGLVLSPSQTAGLSTLSRPDHSHGVALLNTFIQVAAAIGPSLLIGILSSVAGTRENEGVSANQANADGFAQAILVAAAIALVGTVVALFYSRMLASSRKSVGDAEGPTVASLMRTEVFSVAETATVEEVLAQFVSKRTGGLPVIDERGGVCGYITDGDVLRAVAGPSESAIDLAFGSNIYRQDPVMRDRVAEVMHLGVMELASKTVVTAEIDASLADVATMLGAKPINKVPVISGGSMVGVLTRGDLVRSIFGSFIVDQPERA; translated from the coding sequence ATGAGCAGTCCGCAACCGCGTGATCATAAGTCCAGTTGCAGTCTTCCGCTCTACTTCCAACGGTCGTTCGGGATGAGTGCGCTCGCAGCCGGTGCGCTGTTGCTAGTTCCCATTCTTGTCAACGCTGCGACAGCGATCATGGGTGGGAAAGTCATGGATAGTAGGGGACCATGGCCGCTACTGGTTATTGGTTTCGCCGTCATTGTTGTTGGTCAAGTAGCAATCTATGCTGTTGCTCCTCAACTAAGTTGGCTGGGCGTGCTGGGCGCTGCGATTCTGTCCTTCGGTGGTCTTGGCTTGGTGCTGTCCCCGTCGCAGACAGCGGGACTATCGACGCTATCTAGACCAGATCACTCCCACGGTGTCGCGCTTCTCAACACGTTCATACAGGTCGCAGCAGCAATCGGACCATCGCTGCTAATCGGGATTCTCTCTTCTGTTGCTGGGACGCGCGAGAACGAGGGGGTGTCAGCCAACCAAGCAAATGCTGATGGCTTTGCGCAGGCGATTCTGGTTGCGGCAGCCATCGCGTTGGTGGGGACTGTGGTTGCCCTTTTCTACTCTCGCATGCTCGCTTCTTCACGTAAATCGGTTGGTGACGCGGAGGGGCCAACCGTCGCTTCCCTCATGCGGACCGAGGTGTTTTCGGTTGCTGAGACGGCAACTGTTGAAGAAGTCTTGGCACAGTTTGTTTCCAAACGAACGGGAGGGCTACCGGTTATCGATGAGCGCGGTGGTGTATGCGGCTACATAACCGATGGCGACGTCTTGCGTGCGGTTGCGGGACCATCAGAGTCCGCGATTGACCTTGCCTTTGGCTCGAACATATATCGGCAGGATCCGGTAATGCGTGACCGGGTCGCAGAGGTCATGCATTTGGGTGTCATGGAGCTTGCGTCCAAGACTGTGGTTACCGCAGAGATTGACGCGTCACTGGCGGACGTTGCGACAATGCTCGGCGCCAAACCCATCAACAAGGTGCCGGTAATTTCGGGGGGCTCAATGGTCGGTGTGCTTACGCGTGGTGACCTGGTCCGCAGTATCTTCGGATCATTTATTGTCGACCAACCGGAACGTGCCTGA
- the def gene encoding peptide deformylase, protein MTILPIRIYGDPVLHNPVEPVGEISEEIRTLVGDMYQTMDAAPGVGLAGPQVGVGKALFTYSWTDEDGNEHRGVAIDPVLWIEPTVPDSLLPAEEDEEEGCLSVPGERFALRRSERVLLVARDINGEVFEIEAEGWLARIFQHEYDHLGGVIYVDRLDAKQHKQAFKTMKKRGWNTPDQSWLPGRDNLED, encoded by the coding sequence ATGACTATTCTTCCCATTCGTATCTACGGCGATCCCGTTCTTCACAACCCGGTCGAGCCCGTCGGAGAGATCTCTGAAGAGATCCGCACCCTCGTTGGCGACATGTATCAGACCATGGATGCCGCCCCTGGCGTCGGCCTAGCCGGCCCACAGGTGGGCGTCGGGAAAGCCCTCTTCACCTACTCCTGGACGGACGAGGATGGAAATGAGCACCGTGGAGTCGCCATCGATCCGGTCCTTTGGATAGAGCCGACCGTTCCCGACTCTCTGCTCCCGGCCGAGGAGGATGAGGAAGAGGGGTGCCTTTCAGTCCCGGGTGAGCGCTTCGCGCTGCGCCGGAGCGAAAGAGTTCTTCTGGTAGCGCGAGACATCAATGGTGAAGTCTTCGAAATCGAGGCCGAGGGGTGGCTTGCCCGCATCTTCCAGCACGAGTACGACCACCTAGGCGGCGTAATCTACGTTGACCGCTTAGACGCGAAACAACACAAGCAAGCCTTCAAGACGATGAAGAAACGAGGCTGGAACACTCCCGATCAAAGCTGGCTCCCGGGACGGGACAACCTTGAGGACTGA
- a CDS encoding GNAT family N-acetyltransferase, giving the protein MPASSLLLRPPSRSDEREVMAAQSELSEEGFDFMLAEEDQTWTEYLSYLDRCSQGVGLAPGRVPATMLLAVVDGEVVGRVHIRHELSLGLRASGGHIGYGVRPQFRRRGYATKMLDQGLEFLGDLGVERVLVTCDDNNVASIRTIERGGGILEDKIEFAEGAVTRRYWIDGRRGRL; this is encoded by the coding sequence GTGCCTGCTTCGAGCCTTCTTTTGCGCCCGCCGTCCCGGTCTGATGAGCGTGAGGTTATGGCTGCTCAGAGTGAGTTGTCGGAAGAGGGCTTTGATTTCATGCTTGCCGAGGAAGACCAGACCTGGACGGAATACTTGAGTTACCTCGACCGATGTTCCCAAGGAGTGGGGCTAGCTCCCGGCCGAGTTCCCGCGACCATGCTCCTTGCAGTTGTCGATGGAGAGGTGGTCGGCCGAGTTCACATTCGTCACGAGCTCTCGCTGGGACTACGGGCGAGCGGCGGGCATATAGGGTACGGGGTTCGGCCACAGTTCCGTCGACGCGGGTACGCAACTAAAATGCTCGACCAAGGTCTTGAGTTCCTTGGCGACCTAGGCGTAGAGCGAGTACTGGTGACTTGTGACGATAACAATGTCGCCTCTATTCGCACCATCGAGCGCGGCGGTGGGATCCTTGAAGACAAAATCGAGTTCGCCGAGGGTGCTGTAACACGCCGTTACTGGATTGATGGCCGCCGGGGTCGCCTTTAG